Proteins from a genomic interval of Lolium perenne isolate Kyuss_39 chromosome 1, Kyuss_2.0, whole genome shotgun sequence:
- the LOC127349070 gene encoding uncharacterized protein, whose amino-acid sequence MHIGLAPWLSHEIFVEAALCTKAFSINQDVIQAVDILVCSLYWLQIMENLVAARQTCCGTEQLDLMHVHNCIRILVESKPWPSLEVNYCCDTMAFFRWWFLQNAFSLIISCTASNMLQLLSHLSDSPSSILVNALQNSSVMWYLAAVFRRFKKCWPHTQVDQKTVSVLFEGYREFLDSSEPTQLDYLLPLAIPSDGREGCATTVSCENCAWFRARGAKVVLNCYSFMVRNEYRTGSTFCVATRNCDTYLKTSFLKFDSITDHLCYTMITSQCYVLLVPMQSLMVGQCTYGGDKLTTILERLTVCCRWRAMSQNQEVPCKRMNEEESDWVLHVLSQSSYLGMISMMGAALNILPSMFPVTKGMKTEGNIRQLLRGSEILSTYSLKGCKNSPLQLIDTSSLGKIWFAHELNEPWHPGMFFSSCAMLSLMVHFVRRTIRDGSSSVKKTCDLIRPIYHLNDGQGTRISGYGNTDGECRFSACSISIDAAEV is encoded by the coding sequence ATGCATATAGGACTGGCACCATGGTTGTCTCACGAAATTTTCGTGGAAGCTGCACTTTGTACAAAAGCTTTCAGCATAAACCAAGATGTTATTCAAGCTGTAGACATCTTGGTATGTTCACTATACTGGCTTCAAATTATGGAGAATTTAGTTGCTGCGAGACAGACATGTTGTGGGACTGAGCAGTTGGACCTGATGCACGTGCATAACTGTATAAGGATACTAGTGGAATCGAAGCCTTGGCCTTCTTTGGAAGTCAATTATTGTTGTGACACCATGGCTTTCTTTAGATGGTGGTTTCTTCAGAATGCATTCTCATTAATAATTTCTTGCACCGCATCAAATATGCTTCAGTTATTGAGTCATCTCTCAGACTCTCCTAGTAGTATCCTTGTAAATGCTCTGCAAAATTCTAGTGTGATGTGGTACTTGGCTGCTGTGTTCAGGAGGTTTAAGAAATGTTGGCCTCATACTCAAGTTGATCAGAAGACAGTCAGTGTATTATTTGAAGGTTACAGAGAGTTCCTTGATAGCAGTGAGCCAACTCAACTTGATTATCTTCTACCACTGGCTATACCTTCTGATGGTAGAGAAGGTTGTGCAACCACGGTCAGCTGTGAAAATTGTGCTTGGTTCCGTGCGAGAGGAGCTAAAGTAGTGCTCAACTGCTACAGTTTCATGGTAAGAAATGAATATAGAACTGGGTCTACATTCTGTGTAGCAACAAGGAATTGTGACACCTACCTGAAAACGTCATTTCTGAAGTTTGATAGCATTACTGACCATCTTTGTTATACCATGATTACCAGTCAATGTTACGTATTACTAGTGCCAATGCAAAGTTTGATGGTAGGCCAGTGCACCTATGGTGGAGATAAGTTGACTACAATACTGGAAAGATTGACAGTTTGCTGCAGGTGGAGGGCAATGAGTCAAAATCAAGAGGTGCCATGCAAGCGAATGAATGAAGAGGAATCAGATTGGGTGTTACATGTTTTGTCCCAGTCTAGCTATCTTGGTATGATCAGTATGATGGGAGCTGCATTGAATATATTACCTAGCATGTTCCCTGTTACTAAAGGCATGAAAACAGAGGGGAATATTAGGCAATTATTGAGGGGCTCAGAAATTCTCAGCACATATTCTCTGAAGGGCTGCAAGAATTCACCATTGCAACTGATTGATACTTCCTCTCTAGGAAAGATTTGGTTTGCCCATGAACTCAACGAACCATGGCACCCTGGAATGTTTTTCTCTTCATGTGCAATGCTGTCATTGATGGTTCACTTTGTGAGGAGGACTATACGTGATGGATCTTCTTCAGTTAAGAAAACTTGTGATCTCATTAGACCTATATATCACTTGAATGATGGACAAGGCACCAGAATATCTGGTTATGGCAACACAGACGGAGAATGCCGATTTTCGGCGTGTTCCATCAGTATCGACGCAGCTGAAGTATGA